A stretch of Arachis hypogaea cultivar Tifrunner chromosome 15, arahy.Tifrunner.gnm2.J5K5, whole genome shotgun sequence DNA encodes these proteins:
- the LOC112750497 gene encoding uncharacterized protein: MSEPPFRPREKLVEKQKYFQNIHKHTYLKGPYDKITSVAIPIALAATSLYMIGRGIYNMSHGIGKKE, encoded by the exons ATGTCAGAACCACCTTTCAGACCACGAGAGAAGCTTGTTGAGAAGCAAAAGTATTTCCAGAATATCCATAAACATACGTACTTGAAGGGACCATATGATAAGATTACATCTGTTGCAATACCAATTGCTTTGGCAGCAACTTCATTGTACATGATC GGACGAGGGATCTATAACATGTCACATGGGATAGGAAAGAAAGAATGA